A genomic window from Pirellulaceae bacterium includes:
- a CDS encoding PqqD family protein, with translation MPRTIRFITKEGEIASNVMDGEVILINLGNGTYYTMGGVGDRVWALIQKRATLDELCQALTKEYDVPMGLVKAEMTKLTEQLLSEGLIGINRDTAEAVTVDSPTERLKYTSPELKKFDDMAEMFALDPPLPVLPKNDKK, from the coding sequence ATGCCCCGAACGATCAGATTCATCACCAAGGAGGGTGAGATTGCCTCCAATGTTATGGATGGTGAAGTCATACTCATTAATCTTGGAAACGGCACGTACTACACGATGGGCGGGGTAGGCGATCGCGTTTGGGCCCTAATTCAAAAGCGAGCAACCCTCGATGAACTTTGCCAAGCGTTGACCAAAGAATATGATGTTCCGATGGGGCTAGTAAAAGCTGAGATGACAAAGCTCACCGAACAATTACTTTCCGAGGGCCTGATTGGAATCAACCGCGATACGGCCGAAGCGGTCACCGTCGACTCCCCGACAGAAAGATTGAAATACACGAGCCCGGAGCTGAAAAAGTTTGACGACATGGCGGAAATGTTTGCCCTGGACCCGCCACTTCCGGTACTCCCCAAAAACGACAAAAAATAA
- a CDS encoding glycosyltransferase family A protein: MPFPTVSCIIPVFNGAEYLKEALESVFSQSYSPIEIIVVDDGSTDATPNILESYGDRIQSLRQENAGPSAARNRGVQQSTGQLLCFLDADDIWVVDKTESQVAQLEDESHPGICTGYQKNFWIESLHEEELDAQNSALSEPHPGPSSTLMVRRSVFELIGLFDPQLRHRDTAAWLIKAREAAVKIVESEQLWVHRRIHLNNLSRNRGTQDADELFSLIRKRQLKSNDDQA; this comes from the coding sequence ATGCCATTTCCGACTGTCAGTTGCATCATCCCAGTGTTTAATGGAGCAGAATATCTGAAAGAGGCACTAGAAAGTGTCTTTTCTCAAAGCTACAGCCCCATTGAAATCATCGTGGTCGATGATGGATCCACCGATGCCACACCGAACATCCTTGAATCCTACGGCGATCGAATTCAAAGCCTCCGACAGGAGAATGCGGGCCCCTCGGCAGCGAGAAATCGAGGAGTTCAACAGTCAACCGGGCAGTTACTCTGCTTCTTGGATGCGGACGACATCTGGGTTGTCGACAAAACAGAATCTCAAGTCGCGCAGCTTGAGGATGAATCCCATCCCGGAATCTGCACAGGCTACCAGAAAAACTTCTGGATCGAATCTCTTCACGAGGAAGAACTCGACGCCCAAAATTCAGCACTCTCAGAGCCGCACCCCGGACCGTCTTCCACCCTAATGGTCCGTCGATCGGTTTTCGAACTCATTGGCTTATTTGACCCACAGCTTCGCCACCGTGACACGGCCGCTTGGTTGATAAAAGCTCGCGAAGCCGCTGTTAAGATCGTCGAGTCAGAACAACTCTGGGTACATCGACGCATCCATCTCAACAATCTAAGCCGAAACCGAGGCACTCAAGATGCCGACGAACTTTTTTCTCTGATCCGAAAACGGCAGTTAAAATCCAACGATGACCAAGCGTAG
- a CDS encoding nucleotidyltransferase family protein, producing the protein MTKRREADHVTDSRNRNSVSLALRLPLHADVLLLRSILWSDSAAREAWEQWGLRTGDPKAYFQNEMMARKGLLPLISQAIRDNRITVDENFSAYTRAAQLREQLRNEIFTDILKSVHLAMHNLDVDPLLIGGSAYAYSTYKDHALRHNHGIDLVVVPAELTRARSALFKSNFRAVHSERAAVGLVDHFVHRSGLTLTMRSTLFAIPHVRCNLEAVLQRSHTICIEERSVRILSPNDRLSHTLIETATSPSSHNLRWVCDSFKLLSHSSDRPNLLSLKESAGVNDALSLIARLLDYLHQQLHAPVDPSLLQELLQQGEGQERRERNFILSAGLRSRRSGIAFLKHASTIPQLLPAAIGFAVLPSRQHLFYESNGRRNVPVSYLLRAVSYPIRFVRQLGSAFRGWIAGSRQPRSKISDPPVDLMK; encoded by the coding sequence ATGACCAAGCGTAGAGAGGCCGATCACGTGACTGACTCACGGAATCGAAATTCGGTTTCCCTCGCCCTTCGCCTGCCGTTGCACGCGGACGTTCTTTTACTCCGTTCCATCCTCTGGTCAGATTCTGCTGCGCGTGAAGCCTGGGAACAATGGGGCCTGCGAACAGGTGATCCCAAAGCCTACTTCCAGAATGAGATGATGGCCAGAAAAGGTCTGCTCCCCCTGATTAGCCAAGCGATTCGAGACAACCGAATCACGGTCGATGAAAATTTCTCAGCTTACACTCGCGCAGCACAACTGCGTGAGCAACTCCGCAACGAGATCTTCACCGACATCCTAAAAAGCGTGCATCTAGCGATGCACAACCTCGACGTCGATCCGCTCCTCATCGGCGGATCAGCCTATGCTTATTCAACTTACAAAGATCACGCGTTACGACACAACCACGGCATCGATCTGGTGGTCGTACCCGCCGAGCTCACGCGAGCCCGCTCAGCGCTATTCAAATCGAATTTCCGCGCCGTCCATTCGGAAAGAGCCGCCGTGGGATTAGTTGATCATTTCGTGCATCGATCTGGCCTCACTCTTACGATGCGATCAACGCTGTTCGCCATACCGCACGTAAGATGTAATCTCGAAGCGGTGCTACAGCGTAGTCACACCATCTGCATCGAAGAACGATCTGTCCGCATCCTCAGCCCGAATGATCGGCTAAGCCATACACTAATCGAAACCGCCACGTCGCCCAGCAGCCACAACCTTCGCTGGGTTTGTGATTCCTTCAAACTTCTCTCCCACTCTTCCGATCGCCCCAATCTGCTGAGCCTGAAGGAATCAGCGGGTGTGAACGACGCTCTTTCCCTGATTGCCAGGCTGCTCGACTACCTTCACCAACAACTTCACGCGCCCGTTGACCCGTCATTACTCCAGGAACTTTTGCAACAAGGCGAAGGCCAGGAACGCAGGGAACGAAATTTCATTCTCTCGGCAGGCCTACGTAGCCGTCGATCGGGCATCGCCTTTCTGAAACACGCGAGTACGATTCCACAGCTCCTGCCTGCAGCCATTGGATTCGCAGTGCTTCCAAGTCGCCAGCATTTATTCTATGAATCAAACGGTCGCCGAAACGTTCCAGTCAGCTATCTATTGCGAGCTGTCAGCTATCCCATCCGATTCGTCCGGCAACTCGGCTCGGCTTTTCGTGGATGGATCGCCGGATCACGCCAACCTCGATCGAAAATCTCAGATCCGCCAGTTGACCTAATGAAGTAA
- a CDS encoding nucleotidyltransferase family protein, with translation MSDSLGNDRRSQNRSVDNIERQLLELLFEENSGGVTQGRARVLSAGLAERAIQWGLAPALLQRLSERDEALPAEVNKCVESYVLMTRVRTLQLASRGAMALGALNEAGVNAVCFKGFARYAETGMLPFRSMGDVDLLVTPNALDRAIRILEDVGFRLDIPGPIEDYQAFIHSAPHFSGNRAVALVDEDSNSIDLHWGFGQMCGPALQPERIVERSVQVEACGQAIRHVGRLDNLLLSAHHVLRENFTPSSITKSLLDIHELVRGDDEPLEERIFKEAGMPNVALVACQHILRKFSGQDQRAGTEARLSRLLDAADRRQAENLAAVFELQVDARSVNRDVLHLLHGASLRELLRTAFLNSGRNRRFMEAIGEVPDRNRFARFLWDLLRVGRRDLLLYRSLARAKRPLRSREVNALGQRV, from the coding sequence GTGAGTGATTCATTGGGCAACGACCGTCGAAGTCAGAATCGTTCCGTTGATAATATAGAACGGCAGTTACTGGAACTCCTTTTTGAGGAAAATTCGGGAGGAGTGACCCAAGGCCGAGCCCGCGTTTTATCTGCAGGACTCGCAGAACGGGCAATTCAGTGGGGGCTTGCTCCGGCATTGCTTCAGCGATTATCGGAACGAGATGAGGCTCTTCCCGCTGAGGTCAACAAGTGTGTCGAGTCTTACGTATTAATGACTCGTGTCCGCACCTTGCAATTGGCATCCCGAGGCGCCATGGCTCTTGGTGCTTTGAATGAGGCAGGCGTCAATGCCGTTTGCTTTAAAGGATTTGCCCGGTACGCCGAGACGGGGATGCTGCCGTTTCGTTCGATGGGTGACGTCGACCTTTTGGTAACGCCGAACGCTCTGGATCGCGCCATTAGGATCTTGGAGGATGTCGGATTTCGTCTCGATATTCCGGGACCGATCGAAGACTATCAAGCGTTCATTCACAGCGCGCCTCACTTTTCTGGCAATCGTGCCGTTGCCTTGGTAGATGAGGATAGCAATTCGATCGACCTTCATTGGGGATTTGGACAAATGTGCGGTCCTGCCCTCCAGCCAGAGCGAATTGTAGAGCGGAGCGTTCAGGTCGAGGCCTGCGGTCAGGCGATACGCCATGTAGGTCGACTTGATAATCTTTTGTTGTCAGCTCATCACGTGCTACGCGAGAACTTTACACCGTCGTCGATCACCAAAAGTCTGTTGGATATCCATGAACTTGTTAGGGGCGATGATGAGCCGTTGGAGGAACGGATTTTCAAAGAAGCTGGAATGCCCAACGTTGCATTAGTGGCCTGCCAACACATTTTGCGAAAGTTTTCGGGGCAGGATCAACGGGCAGGAACGGAGGCGCGACTGAGCAGACTACTTGACGCTGCGGATCGTCGGCAGGCAGAGAATCTGGCTGCTGTTTTCGAGCTTCAGGTCGATGCACGTTCGGTCAATCGAGATGTATTGCATCTTCTTCATGGGGCGTCGCTCCGCGAACTCTTGCGAACAGCCTTTCTTAATTCGGGTCGGAATCGACGCTTCATGGAGGCGATCGGGGAAGTTCCGGATCGCAATCGTTTCGCACGATTCTTGTGGGATCTGCTACGCGTTGGCCGGCGAGACTTGTTGCTTTACCGGTCTCTTGCCCGTGCAAAAAGACCTTTGCGATCCCGCGAGGTCAACGCATTGGGGCAGCGGGTCTAG
- a CDS encoding beta-1,6-N-acetylglucosaminyltransferase, whose product MKTAFLFMVYDEILHEDLWHDHFFTGVSDSKYSIYIHYKPELELKTKHYKEKVLPFCTETEWAKVSLLIAQNLLLSEALKDKANERFVILSQSCVPVKTFDHVEKVIYQTDKSFFNERPKEFLRRYRIIETIFGEHQVYKASAWCILNRKHASLLAARDGFFSEQWMRNFSMVFAPEEVAYLSLLRREGLGGELEVVDDLTYATTFTNWGPHPEIEGWTGYVMPEYKYPRPTDNRVKDYEEISEEEINDLVGSDSLFARKFKKTCRIAGSEISLKDFLKPHVDGNC is encoded by the coding sequence ATGAAAACTGCTTTCCTATTTATGGTTTACGACGAAATTCTGCACGAAGATTTGTGGCATGACCACTTCTTCACGGGTGTTAGTGATTCGAAATATAGCATTTACATTCACTACAAGCCTGAACTTGAGTTGAAGACAAAACATTACAAAGAGAAGGTTCTGCCATTTTGCACGGAGACAGAATGGGCAAAGGTGTCCTTGTTGATCGCGCAAAATCTGCTTCTGTCTGAAGCGCTAAAAGATAAGGCGAACGAGCGGTTTGTCATTCTGTCTCAGTCATGCGTTCCGGTAAAAACGTTTGATCACGTTGAGAAGGTGATCTATCAAACCGATAAATCGTTTTTCAACGAAAGACCCAAGGAATTTCTGCGCAGGTATCGCATCATAGAAACTATATTTGGAGAGCATCAGGTTTACAAAGCCAGCGCGTGGTGCATTCTGAATAGAAAGCACGCGTCTTTGTTAGCCGCGCGAGATGGGTTCTTCTCTGAGCAATGGATGAGGAATTTTTCCATGGTCTTTGCACCCGAAGAGGTTGCCTATCTAAGTCTGTTGCGTCGGGAAGGACTCGGCGGAGAGCTTGAAGTTGTCGATGACCTGACCTACGCAACGACATTTACCAACTGGGGTCCTCACCCAGAGATTGAAGGTTGGACTGGATATGTGATGCCAGAATACAAATATCCGCGACCGACGGACAATCGAGTTAAGGATTATGAGGAGATATCGGAAGAAGAAATAAACGATCTCGTCGGGAGCGATTCGTTGTTCGCGAGAAAGTTTAAGAAGACTTGCCGCATCGCAGGTTCAGAAATCAGCCTCAAGGATTTTTTGAAGCCGCATGTAGATGGAAATTGCTAA
- a CDS encoding Nramp family divalent metal transporter gives MTGKDQDSQAAELPNTFWGYLRSFGPGLVIVLTWLGAGDIVEIGVAGGNFGYALMWGAVIAIVMRFLFVSLIAKYQLCNVRGEGVLDGLARLHRFYPVLLFVASIVMGHIYCAYMTVGIGEACVNLTGYGTKLGWALFWNGLALLIVFRPVFSRVELLFKLFLAILSVSFLGTAIWVGPNPLGILEGTLAFKLPVQSGQFSPLLVVIGMIGAVGGSLMNLVYPYLLESKGWKGPAYRRVQMYDFLLAVVVMILLDLAIWTLGAEVLYPRGLTIETMDDLPRLLSQILGVGGRLLFYVGIFAAVYSSLIGHAFGLAQLGSHAYSCLRKEPLGSTRAFEQHWCYRWIVLWCLITPLIWTLPNMPDFVTLTLIANSAQVVLIPLLAGGLWWITADPAYIGKKYRNRLWENIVMLLLFVLALGGAWAAIVSVTGAVRELIW, from the coding sequence ATGACCGGCAAAGATCAGGATTCTCAAGCCGCAGAACTGCCGAACACTTTTTGGGGTTACTTGCGATCGTTTGGTCCCGGCTTGGTGATTGTGCTCACCTGGTTGGGCGCTGGTGATATCGTCGAGATCGGTGTGGCAGGTGGCAATTTCGGATATGCCTTGATGTGGGGCGCCGTGATTGCCATCGTGATGCGGTTTCTGTTCGTGTCGCTGATTGCCAAATACCAGCTCTGCAATGTACGGGGTGAGGGTGTCTTGGATGGCCTTGCCCGATTGCACCGTTTCTACCCGGTGTTGTTGTTTGTCGCCTCGATCGTCATGGGGCACATTTATTGTGCTTACATGACCGTCGGAATTGGTGAAGCCTGTGTGAATCTCACTGGTTACGGAACGAAATTGGGCTGGGCTTTATTTTGGAATGGACTGGCTTTATTGATCGTGTTTCGGCCCGTTTTTAGTCGAGTTGAACTGCTATTTAAATTGTTTCTTGCCATCTTGTCGGTCTCATTCTTAGGGACGGCGATCTGGGTGGGGCCCAATCCGTTGGGAATCCTGGAAGGCACGTTGGCCTTTAAACTGCCTGTCCAATCTGGGCAGTTTTCTCCCCTGTTGGTCGTGATTGGAATGATTGGGGCTGTCGGTGGATCGCTGATGAATCTTGTGTACCCCTATCTTTTAGAAAGCAAGGGATGGAAAGGTCCGGCCTACCGTCGTGTTCAGATGTATGACTTCCTGTTAGCCGTCGTCGTGATGATCCTCTTGGATTTGGCAATCTGGACCCTGGGTGCGGAGGTTTTGTATCCACGTGGCTTGACCATCGAGACGATGGATGACTTGCCACGTCTCTTGAGCCAGATCCTGGGTGTCGGCGGTCGGCTCTTGTTTTACGTGGGGATTTTCGCAGCGGTTTACTCGTCGTTAATTGGGCACGCCTTCGGATTGGCTCAGCTAGGTAGCCATGCTTATTCGTGTTTGCGAAAAGAGCCGTTGGGATCGACCCGCGCATTCGAACAGCATTGGTGTTATCGATGGATCGTCCTGTGGTGTCTGATTACTCCCTTGATTTGGACACTTCCCAATATGCCCGACTTCGTGACACTCACGCTTATCGCCAATAGTGCACAGGTCGTGTTGATTCCTCTGTTGGCGGGTGGACTCTGGTGGATTACTGCCGATCCTGCTTATATCGGCAAGAAGTATCGGAATCGATTGTGGGAAAATATTGTCATGCTGCTCCTGTTTGTGCTCGCACTTGGGGGTGCGTGGGCAGCGATCGTTTCTGTGACAGGGGCGGTGCGGGAACTGATCTGGTAA
- a CDS encoding mandelate racemase/muconate lactonizing enzyme family protein: MNSNDRFASRRKWLAASTGACLAGGWWSVTAQTKDSVVDRGSKVKITRLVPIRFQDRVFVRIDTNRAVSGWGEIKGVIPSVAEALVVSMFEMLEGQNPTRIEHIWQILYRAERNQRGGAFMLHCISGIDMALWDIAGKLWGVPVYSLLGGPTRDKIRVYPSADAVKLGAGPQRLAGNPAEIQPFVDQVRSARERLGPKGTVMFDAHCAMPPAFLIQFANAVEPYELLFLEEPAVPGNLEVFKRLKQQIRIPFALGERDRTIWGILPYLEAGVVDIVQPDCGYTGGISQMKKIATLAEAYTCPLAPHCTQSYLGMTASFQVSIAVPHLLIHESYDSDLFAKFLKPSWTKDSGYVRMGDAPGLGIEVDETEMRRIAKDPTFRFRWRGPRLLDDGSVTDY, from the coding sequence ATGAATTCAAATGATCGATTCGCTTCACGTCGAAAGTGGTTGGCCGCGTCTACGGGGGCATGTTTGGCGGGTGGCTGGTGGTCGGTGACCGCGCAGACAAAGGACTCCGTGGTGGATCGTGGTTCCAAGGTCAAGATCACACGACTTGTCCCGATTCGATTTCAAGATCGTGTCTTTGTGCGAATCGATACCAATCGTGCGGTGAGCGGGTGGGGTGAAATTAAAGGCGTAATACCGAGTGTCGCTGAAGCGTTAGTCGTATCCATGTTTGAAATGCTGGAAGGTCAGAACCCAACGCGTATCGAACATATTTGGCAGATCTTGTACCGAGCCGAGCGGAATCAGCGAGGCGGTGCCTTTATGTTGCACTGCATTTCTGGAATCGATATGGCCTTGTGGGATATTGCCGGAAAGCTTTGGGGAGTTCCGGTGTATAGCCTTCTCGGTGGTCCGACCCGGGACAAGATTCGTGTCTATCCATCGGCGGACGCAGTGAAGTTGGGGGCCGGACCGCAGCGACTGGCTGGGAATCCGGCAGAAATTCAACCTTTTGTCGATCAGGTCCGCTCGGCACGCGAACGGTTGGGGCCCAAGGGCACTGTCATGTTCGACGCCCATTGTGCGATGCCTCCGGCATTCCTGATTCAATTTGCCAATGCCGTGGAACCGTACGAGTTGTTGTTCCTGGAAGAGCCCGCTGTGCCAGGTAACCTTGAAGTCTTTAAGCGTCTCAAGCAGCAGATTCGCATTCCGTTCGCCTTGGGAGAACGTGATCGGACCATCTGGGGTATTTTGCCATATCTGGAAGCGGGAGTGGTCGATATTGTCCAACCTGACTGCGGCTATACCGGTGGAATCTCGCAGATGAAAAAGATTGCTACGTTGGCGGAAGCATACACCTGCCCGCTTGCTCCGCATTGCACGCAATCATATCTCGGCATGACCGCTAGCTTCCAGGTTTCGATAGCCGTGCCCCATCTGTTGATTCATGAATCGTATGACAGTGATTTGTTTGCGAAGTTTCTCAAGCCGAGTTGGACCAAGGATTCCGGTTACGTCCGGATGGGCGACGCGCCAGGGCTGGGGATTGAGGTGGACGAAACCGAAATGCGACGAATTGCCAAGGATCCGACCTTTCGATTCCGTTGGCGCGGTCCTCGTTTGTTGGATGATGGCTCGGTCACGGATTACTGA
- a CDS encoding thiamine pyrophosphate-dependent enzyme: MMDVRESLKVLSRVRGHNDVVITNQGSARIWPLISSHRFDFQYNPSTMGGAIPLALGIALAKADREVIVVSGDGALLMSLGSLVSVIGSGVRNLTVVLLENGIYEVTGGQRTAANGTAIDFAAIASGSGFAVARSFDDLPSWTQDAETIFAVQGPRFINLKVAAADQQDLKTPPESASMQIQRFRESLAKN, encoded by the coding sequence ATGATGGATGTCCGTGAGTCGTTGAAAGTACTGTCGCGTGTGCGCGGACACAATGACGTTGTGATTACCAATCAGGGATCGGCACGTATTTGGCCGCTTATCTCGAGTCATCGATTTGATTTTCAATACAATCCGTCGACGATGGGAGGAGCGATACCCTTGGCCTTGGGGATCGCACTCGCAAAAGCGGACCGAGAGGTGATTGTTGTCTCGGGTGACGGTGCCTTGTTGATGAGTCTTGGTTCGTTGGTATCCGTCATTGGCAGCGGCGTTAGAAATCTAACAGTCGTCCTACTGGAGAATGGGATCTATGAAGTGACGGGTGGACAAAGGACAGCCGCGAACGGGACCGCAATTGATTTTGCCGCGATCGCCAGCGGGAGCGGCTTTGCTGTTGCACGATCGTTCGACGACTTGCCGAGCTGGACCCAAGACGCCGAGACGATATTTGCGGTCCAGGGACCCCGTTTTATCAATCTCAAGGTTGCTGCTGCCGATCAGCAGGATCTAAAGACACCGCCTGAATCAGCTTCCATGCAGATTCAGCGATTTAGGGAATCGCTGGCGAAAAATTAA
- a CDS encoding alpha/beta hydrolase: MNSFFGTMKTGRWLLGVVAVLILMFVAVCWLVGNALIAPAHRSVGLPPSDFPAVEVTFPSKSAASISAWYAPVDNAVATIVLLHPIRADRRSMLGRAKLLHDLGYSTLLVDLQSHGESIGDRIALGELERHDAVAAVEFVRSRNPKHRIGVVGRSLGGAAALLASPLDIDALVLESVYPDVTEAVHNRIEMRLGPFHYVLAPALLVQLKPRLGVSPSELRPVDHIVKADCPVLVAAGDQDLHTTLTESRTLFQAANEPKQFVVFADAAHDDLLEHNSHQYRNEIVPFLDLHLRSTEASD, encoded by the coding sequence ATGAATAGTTTTTTCGGAACGATGAAAACGGGGCGATGGTTATTAGGCGTTGTTGCTGTTCTGATTTTGATGTTTGTTGCTGTCTGTTGGCTTGTCGGAAACGCGTTAATCGCACCCGCTCATCGATCGGTGGGCCTGCCTCCAAGTGATTTTCCGGCCGTCGAAGTCACCTTTCCATCCAAATCGGCAGCGTCCATTTCGGCTTGGTATGCACCGGTCGATAATGCCGTGGCAACCATTGTCTTATTGCATCCGATACGAGCGGATCGTCGATCGATGCTTGGGCGCGCAAAGTTATTGCATGACCTTGGCTATTCGACGCTTCTCGTCGATCTGCAATCGCATGGTGAATCAATTGGTGATCGGATTGCACTTGGCGAACTTGAGCGGCACGACGCTGTCGCGGCCGTAGAGTTCGTCCGGTCACGAAATCCGAAGCATCGAATTGGTGTGGTTGGCCGCTCGTTGGGAGGAGCGGCCGCATTGCTGGCGAGTCCACTTGATATCGATGCACTCGTGCTCGAATCGGTTTATCCCGACGTCACTGAGGCAGTTCACAATCGTATCGAGATGCGACTGGGACCGTTTCATTATGTTTTGGCTCCTGCTTTGCTTGTTCAGTTGAAGCCGCGTCTTGGTGTCTCACCATCGGAACTTCGTCCGGTGGACCATATTGTCAAAGCGGATTGTCCAGTGTTGGTCGCGGCAGGGGATCAAGACCTGCATACGACGTTGACCGAATCGAGGACGTTGTTTCAAGCGGCTAACGAACCGAAACAATTCGTGGTTTTCGCTGATGCAGCGCACGATGATTTGCTGGAACACAATTCTCATCAATATCGGAATGAGATTGTGCCCTTTCTGGATTTACACCTGCGGTCGACTGAGGCTTCGGACTGA
- a CDS encoding L-2-amino-thiazoline-4-carboxylic acid hydrolase, producing the protein MVTNWIRHLFFGHFTRGITRKGVRSLINAVKLPHERKNVLRQIDQRAADYVCNEESLATDPPSHGHLEWSSFILAAYQVLLPEFEGPDQTIEALAASMEKAHATPMTLFVLERLMKSFRGDVVRAGRIFDSIMKQYGSFFRWEIKTDDRQLTFTIVRCWYFNFFAAHGVPRLTTCACRLDGLWFNRMSPQRHGLRFNRVRYTTKGYGGENCIFSIEKVK; encoded by the coding sequence GTGGTTACTAATTGGATCCGACATTTGTTTTTCGGACACTTTACGAGAGGCATCACCCGTAAAGGTGTTCGTAGTTTGATCAACGCAGTCAAGCTGCCTCATGAGCGCAAGAATGTCTTGCGTCAAATTGATCAACGAGCGGCGGATTATGTTTGTAACGAGGAGTCGCTGGCCACCGACCCGCCTTCGCATGGACATTTGGAGTGGAGTAGTTTTATTTTGGCGGCCTACCAGGTGCTGCTGCCAGAATTCGAAGGTCCCGATCAGACGATCGAGGCGCTGGCTGCTTCGATGGAAAAGGCTCACGCAACGCCGATGACCCTGTTTGTACTAGAGCGTTTGATGAAATCGTTTCGAGGTGACGTTGTTCGTGCAGGCAGAATCTTCGATTCAATTATGAAGCAATACGGCAGTTTTTTTCGTTGGGAAATCAAAACCGATGATCGGCAGCTAACGTTTACGATCGTGCGTTGTTGGTATTTTAACTTTTTTGCAGCTCATGGTGTTCCTCGCTTGACTACCTGTGCCTGTCGACTCGATGGCTTGTGGTTCAACCGCATGAGCCCGCAGCGGCACGGCCTGAGATTTAATCGCGTACGATACACGACCAAAGGTTACGGTGGTGAGAACTGCATCTTTTCCATCGAGAAGGTGAAGTAA
- a CDS encoding sulfatase-like hydrolase/transferase, with protein sequence MSNCLPVTLLLLLALMSNVVASPNIVLLMGDDHGWEETGYNGHPHVKTPILDEMAVSGLRLDRFYAGHPTCSPTRASFLTGRHPNRMGTFAPGWSLRPEEVTLAHIAQKAGYQCGHFGKWHVGTVKAGSPTNPGAMGFDSWLSHDNFFELNPSLSLNGEAPEVLAGESSEILVREAIRFINQAHQDQKPFLTVIWFGSPHEPYSGLPDDLAIYDDLPAKYKQKEVRLTSNQTGQQIRRPQGEVLRERYAEITAMDRAIGQLREYLANNGLRENTLLFYCGDNGTSPDSAVASPHLGVKGQIYEGGTLVPGLIEWPARITEARSTKVRASTSDLLPTLCALTGQRPPKRPLDGIDLVPLLDGQMVERGAPLCFWMYNTRRFRGIQPTPYIDPKLQEGTTPLVKLARGKPTRDFKNYHQPPIAEADFLGARSIIQGDLKLVLQETNEGQLKQELFDLEKDPAESQNIVESQSAEADELARKLRQWQQSVLNSLREADYTD encoded by the coding sequence ATGAGTAACTGCCTTCCTGTCACGTTGCTCCTGCTCTTGGCGTTGATGTCCAATGTCGTCGCATCGCCCAATATTGTCTTGTTGATGGGTGATGATCACGGCTGGGAAGAAACGGGTTACAACGGCCATCCGCATGTTAAGACACCGATTCTCGACGAGATGGCAGTGAGCGGCTTGCGACTGGATCGGTTTTACGCGGGGCATCCAACTTGTTCACCGACACGGGCGAGTTTTCTCACGGGACGCCATCCGAATCGGATGGGAACGTTTGCCCCGGGTTGGTCACTGCGGCCCGAGGAAGTCACCCTCGCCCATATTGCACAAAAGGCCGGCTATCAATGCGGTCACTTTGGCAAATGGCACGTGGGCACGGTGAAGGCTGGCTCACCGACGAATCCAGGCGCCATGGGGTTTGACAGTTGGCTTTCTCATGACAATTTTTTTGAATTGAATCCGTCGCTGTCTCTCAATGGTGAAGCGCCCGAAGTCCTGGCCGGCGAAAGTTCGGAAATATTGGTGCGTGAAGCCATTCGTTTTATCAACCAGGCACACCAGGATCAGAAACCCTTTTTGACCGTGATTTGGTTTGGTTCGCCGCACGAACCGTACAGTGGATTGCCTGATGATTTGGCGATCTACGATGATTTACCGGCCAAGTACAAGCAAAAGGAGGTTCGACTTACGTCGAACCAAACGGGACAGCAGATTCGACGACCCCAGGGTGAGGTGCTGCGCGAACGTTACGCAGAGATTACTGCCATGGATCGTGCCATTGGTCAGTTGCGGGAATATCTGGCTAACAACGGCCTCCGGGAAAACACCCTGCTCTTTTATTGCGGTGATAACGGAACATCTCCCGATTCTGCTGTTGCCTCGCCACACTTGGGTGTGAAAGGGCAAATCTACGAGGGCGGTACGCTTGTGCCTGGCCTGATCGAGTGGCCAGCTCGAATAACGGAAGCACGATCTACGAAGGTTAGAGCATCCACGAGCGATCTGTTGCCTACCCTTTGTGCCCTGACGGGACAGCGGCCTCCGAAACGACCCCTGGATGGGATTGATCTTGTGCCGTTACTCGATGGTCAAATGGTTGAGCGAGGCGCACCCCTCTGTTTTTGGATGTACAACACCCGACGCTTTCGCGGGATTCAACCGACCCCCTACATCGATCCGAAACTCCAGGAAGGAACAACGCCGCTCGTTAAATTGGCTCGTGGCAAGCCAACTCGGGATTTTAAGAATTATCATCAGCCGCCTATCGCCGAAGCCGACTTTTTAGGCGCTCGTTCGATCATTCAAGGCGACTTGAAGCTTGTTCTCCAGGAAACGAATGAGGGACAGCTGAAGCAAGAGCTTTTCGATCTCGAAAAGGATCCGGCTGAGAGCCAGAATATTGTCGAAAGTCAATCGGCTGAGGCCGATGAGTTGGCTAGGAAGCTTCGCCAATGGCAGCAGTCCGTCCTGAATAGTCTTCGCGAAGCGGATTACACTGACTGA